From Acidihalobacter aeolianus, a single genomic window includes:
- the odhB gene encoding 2-oxoglutarate dehydrogenase complex dihydrolipoyllysine-residue succinyltransferase, with product MRIEVKIPPLPESVADATLAAWHKQPGEPISADDNLADLETDKVVLELPAPGSGVLGEILIPAGSTVTAGQVIARIETSGADTTQAPAPTASAATDNAGEAAPAGPAARQLMMANDIQAGQIAGSGRNGRILKEDVLAYLAAAQKPAAVAESATVPEEAAAEQPASPAPLTGERAERRVPMTRLRARIAERLLAAQRETAMLTTFNEVDMQPVNELRQRYRDAFEKAHGVRLGLMSFFVTAAVAALKRFPAVNASIDGDDIVYHSYYDVGIAVSSPRGLVVPILRDADRLGAAGIERGIADFAARAKDNTLGLEEITGGTFTITNGGVFGSLLSTPILNPPQSAILGMHKVQDRPVVVDGQIVVRPMMYLALSYDHRIIDGREAVQCLATIKAVLEDPARLLLDV from the coding sequence CGATCTGGAGACCGACAAGGTGGTGCTCGAACTGCCCGCACCGGGCAGTGGCGTCCTGGGCGAGATCCTGATCCCGGCCGGCAGCACGGTCACTGCCGGGCAGGTGATCGCGCGCATCGAGACCTCCGGTGCGGATACCACACAAGCACCGGCCCCGACAGCCTCCGCTGCGACCGACAACGCCGGCGAAGCCGCCCCCGCCGGCCCGGCCGCTCGCCAGCTGATGATGGCAAACGACATCCAGGCCGGACAGATCGCGGGCAGCGGGCGCAACGGGCGCATCCTCAAGGAAGACGTGCTCGCCTACCTCGCTGCCGCGCAGAAGCCCGCCGCCGTAGCCGAGAGCGCTACCGTGCCCGAGGAGGCCGCGGCGGAGCAGCCGGCATCCCCCGCTCCGCTCACCGGCGAGCGCGCGGAACGGCGGGTACCGATGACGCGGCTGCGCGCACGCATCGCCGAGCGTCTGCTGGCCGCCCAGCGCGAAACCGCCATGCTGACCACCTTCAACGAGGTGGACATGCAGCCCGTCAACGAACTCCGCCAGCGCTATCGCGACGCCTTCGAGAAGGCCCACGGCGTGCGTCTCGGCCTGATGTCGTTCTTCGTCACCGCCGCGGTCGCCGCGCTCAAGCGCTTCCCGGCGGTCAATGCCTCCATCGACGGCGACGACATCGTCTATCACAGCTATTACGACGTCGGCATCGCCGTGTCATCGCCGCGCGGGCTGGTGGTGCCGATCCTGCGCGATGCCGACCGTCTCGGCGCCGCCGGCATCGAACGCGGCATCGCCGATTTCGCCGCCCGGGCCAAGGACAACACCCTCGGTCTGGAGGAGATCACCGGCGGGACCTTTACCATCACCAACGGCGGCGTGTTCGGCTCGCTGCTGTCCACCCCGATCCTCAATCCACCGCAGAGCGCGATTCTCGGCATGCACAAGGTCCAGGACCGGCCGGTGGTGGTCGACGGGCAGATCGTCGTTCGCCCGATGATGTATCTGGCGCTGTCGTACGACCACCGCATCATCGACGGCCGCGAGGCGGTGCAGTGCCTCGCCACGATCAAGGCTGTGCTGGAGGATCCGGCACGCCTGTTGCTGGATGTCTGA